In the genome of Desulfofarcimen acetoxidans DSM 771, one region contains:
- a CDS encoding FmdB family zinc ribbon protein gives MPIYEFICEKCGHKFTVLVALSEKDRVVCTECKSPEIKQLMSGFAVKTGNCSINANSSKGG, from the coding sequence ATGCCCATATATGAATTCATCTGTGAAAAATGCGGTCATAAATTTACTGTGCTGGTAGCTCTTTCTGAAAAAGACAGAGTAGTCTGTACAGAATGTAAATCTCCTGAAATAAAGCAACTAATGTCAGGCTTTGCAGTGAAAACCGGCAATTGTAGTATCAATGCAAATTCATCAAAGGGCGGCTGA
- the trxA gene encoding thioredoxin: MALEVNQSNFESEVLKASEPVVVDFWAPWCGPCRSMAPVIEELAKDFEGKAKIAKLNVDENQALAGQFGVMSIPTLIFFKDGKAVDTVVGFTPKNKIAEKINAII; this comes from the coding sequence ATGGCATTAGAGGTTAATCAATCTAATTTTGAATCAGAAGTATTGAAAGCTTCTGAACCGGTAGTGGTAGATTTTTGGGCACCCTGGTGCGGTCCCTGTCGCAGCATGGCCCCGGTTATTGAAGAACTGGCCAAGGACTTTGAGGGCAAGGCCAAGATAGCCAAATTAAATGTAGATGAAAATCAAGCTTTAGCAGGACAGTTTGGTGTAATGAGTATTCCTACACTTATTTTCTTTAAGGACGGCAAGGCTGTTGATACAGTAGTTGGGTTTACACCTAAGAATAAGATAGCCGAGAAAATTAATGCCATAATTTAA
- a CDS encoding peptidoglycan D,D-transpeptidase FtsI family protein — MYQIRYKRLLCLLLCITVFLILLSLRLYHIQMVKGKGLYLQALEQDTEKVALEDITRGQILDRNLVSLTGQKQTYRIIIFPDLINDKLPVITYLSDMIGTSRQELSHYFTGKPCILPYRLNAEQIQKFKECHHQGILIQPVSFRYGEYPLANHLIGHLGKIPSREYLDFLNTSRNSYRISDTVGKIGLEMMYDSVLKDNYAKRSVRLLRDASGNLLNGTQPIFCDSSEYNKRADLVLTIDQNIQKTVEQVMDKRVKQGAVVVMDVASGEILAMSSRPNFNPAHVEDYLSGNGEAFINRATTLFQPGSVFKVIIAAAALEENLINDKTSFFCAGKKDPLISCWNTAGHGKISFAQAFALSCNPSFAEIGLELGAEKIIRYARLFGLDNQQITGYKVIADKRQNLDLIKEKNNLVNSSIGQGPILATPVQITAMINTIAADGIYKQPQIVKALRQNNQTVMTIASEERKQVISDAVAGELQVLLESVVTGGVGKEANIPVHGSAGKTGSAETGQQGKVNAWFSGYAPLIKPRYTITVLVEDSISGGESAAPIFKEIMEKIL; from the coding sequence TTGTATCAGATAAGATATAAAAGATTATTATGCCTTTTACTGTGTATTACAGTTTTTTTAATTTTACTGTCTTTGCGGCTTTATCATATCCAAATGGTCAAGGGAAAAGGACTTTACCTTCAAGCATTAGAACAGGACACGGAAAAGGTGGCACTGGAAGATATCACTCGCGGACAAATATTAGATCGCAATTTAGTTTCCTTAACAGGTCAAAAACAAACTTACCGTATTATTATATTTCCTGATTTAATAAATGATAAGTTGCCTGTTATCACGTACCTGTCAGATATGATAGGAACTAGCCGGCAAGAACTATCTCATTACTTTACCGGTAAACCATGTATATTACCTTACCGGCTAAATGCGGAACAAATCCAAAAATTTAAGGAGTGCCATCATCAAGGTATTTTAATACAACCGGTGAGTTTTCGGTACGGTGAATATCCTCTGGCTAATCACTTAATCGGGCACTTGGGAAAGATACCCTCAAGAGAATACTTGGATTTTTTAAACACTAGCCGTAACAGTTACAGAATATCTGATACAGTCGGCAAAATAGGATTGGAAATGATGTATGACAGTGTTTTAAAGGACAATTATGCTAAAAGATCTGTCAGATTACTCCGAGATGCCAGCGGCAATTTGCTCAACGGGACACAACCGATTTTTTGTGATAGCTCTGAATATAATAAGCGAGCAGATTTAGTTCTTACAATTGATCAAAACATACAAAAAACCGTCGAGCAGGTTATGGATAAACGGGTGAAACAAGGCGCTGTAGTCGTTATGGACGTTGCCAGCGGGGAAATACTGGCTATGTCCTCTAGGCCGAACTTTAACCCGGCACATGTGGAAGATTACCTATCAGGTAACGGAGAAGCATTTATAAACCGCGCCACGACTCTATTTCAACCTGGTTCGGTATTTAAAGTAATAATAGCTGCCGCTGCTCTGGAGGAAAATCTAATAAATGACAAAACAAGCTTTTTTTGTGCCGGAAAAAAGGATCCGTTGATTAGCTGTTGGAATACAGCAGGTCATGGCAAAATCAGTTTTGCTCAGGCTTTTGCCTTGTCCTGCAATCCATCTTTCGCGGAAATAGGGCTAGAATTAGGTGCAGAGAAAATAATTCGCTATGCACGACTGTTTGGTTTGGATAACCAGCAAATTACCGGTTACAAGGTTATTGCTGATAAAAGACAAAACCTTGATTTGATAAAAGAAAAAAACAATCTTGTTAACAGCAGTATAGGTCAGGGACCCATACTGGCCACCCCTGTGCAGATAACAGCTATGATTAATACCATTGCTGCTGATGGAATTTACAAACAACCACAAATTGTTAAGGCGCTCAGGCAAAATAATCAAACAGTTATGACTATAGCTTCTGAAGAGAGGAAGCAGGTAATATCAGATGCAGTAGCCGGTGAACTTCAAGTATTATTAGAATCAGTGGTAACCGGCGGTGTCGGTAAAGAAGCAAATATACCTGTTCACGGTAGTGCCGGCAAAACCGGTTCTGCAGAGACAGGCCAACAGGGAAAGGTCAACGCCTGGTTTTCTGGATACGCTCCGCTGATCAAGCCCAGATATACAATTACTGTTCTGGTAGAAGACAGTATAAGTGGCGGGGAGTCAGCCGCTCCTATTTTTAAAGAAATAATGGAGAAGATATTATAA
- a CDS encoding DUF362 domain-containing protein, whose protein sequence is MAAFILPELCVGCGQCALVCPQEAIVILVKVAKVIPDKCIDCENCVFSCINGAITII, encoded by the coding sequence ATGGCTGCTTTTATTTTGCCTGAATTATGTGTCGGTTGTGGCCAATGTGCATTGGTTTGTCCTCAGGAGGCAATAGTTATATTAGTCAAAGTAGCTAAAGTTATCCCTGATAAATGTATTGATTGTGAAAACTGTGTATTTTCTTGTATTAACGGGGCTATTACTATCATATAA
- a CDS encoding peptidase U32 family protein has protein sequence MVKPELLAPAGDPEKLKVAIAYGADAVYIGGKKFGLRAGAGNLTTEEIRDCANYAHARGVKIYVTVNIFAHNKDLEELPDYLKTLQKCQVDAVIISDPGVLAVTRDTVPGLSVHLSTQANTTNWQSARFWAQAGVERIVLARELTLEEIKEFHLKAKVDLECFVHGAMCISYSGRCLLSNYFTGRDANKGDCAQACRWRYTLVEEKRPGLYLPIIEEDRGTYILSSQDLCLIEYIPELINAGVISFKIEGRMKSVHYVAGVVKAYREAIDTFISAPEKYKLNPRWLDYISKVSNRDFTTGFLFGHPAQPAHYTTEKLYRRDYSFVGIVRGYDRQKKMTVVEQRNRFFAGDEVEIFFPHGDSVTLVVPTMYDEEGNEVYAAPHPQQILYLPVAELPPYTMLRKPV, from the coding sequence ATGGTTAAACCGGAGTTATTGGCACCGGCGGGTGATCCGGAAAAGCTAAAAGTCGCAATAGCTTACGGTGCTGATGCTGTCTATATTGGTGGCAAAAAATTTGGCCTGAGAGCCGGAGCAGGAAATCTTACAACGGAAGAAATTAGAGATTGCGCTAATTATGCTCACGCACGTGGTGTCAAAATCTATGTAACTGTAAATATTTTTGCTCACAATAAAGATCTTGAGGAATTGCCGGATTATTTGAAAACACTGCAAAAATGTCAAGTTGACGCGGTAATTATCTCAGATCCGGGAGTATTGGCGGTAACACGTGACACGGTTCCGGGCCTATCGGTACATTTAAGCACTCAAGCCAATACTACCAACTGGCAAAGTGCAAGGTTTTGGGCCCAGGCCGGTGTAGAAAGAATAGTCCTGGCACGAGAACTGACACTGGAAGAAATAAAAGAATTTCACCTTAAAGCAAAGGTAGATCTCGAGTGTTTTGTACACGGGGCAATGTGTATATCCTACTCGGGACGCTGCCTGCTGAGCAACTATTTTACAGGCAGGGATGCCAATAAAGGTGACTGTGCGCAGGCTTGCCGCTGGCGTTATACTCTGGTAGAGGAAAAGAGACCGGGACTGTATCTTCCGATCATTGAAGAAGACAGAGGAACCTATATCTTAAGCTCACAGGATCTATGTTTGATTGAATATATTCCGGAGTTGATTAATGCCGGTGTAATTAGTTTTAAAATAGAGGGTCGCATGAAAAGTGTTCATTATGTAGCCGGTGTGGTTAAGGCTTATCGTGAAGCTATTGATACTTTTATTTCCGCACCGGAAAAATACAAATTAAATCCGAGATGGTTGGATTATATCAGCAAGGTGAGCAACCGGGATTTTACGACAGGTTTTCTTTTTGGTCATCCCGCTCAACCTGCTCATTATACTACGGAAAAGTTATATAGGAGGGACTATTCTTTTGTTGGGATAGTCCGGGGCTATGATAGGCAGAAAAAAATGACAGTTGTAGAGCAGCGAAACCGTTTTTTTGCCGGCGACGAAGTTGAGATATTTTTTCCTCATGGAGATTCCGTTACTCTTGTTGTTCCTACTATGTATGATGAGGAGGGCAACGAAGTTTACGCTGCGCCTCACCCGCAACAGATTTTATATCTGCCGGTTGCTGAATTACCTCCCTATACGATGTTGAGAAAACCAGTATAA
- a CDS encoding helix-turn-helix domain-containing protein, producing MIVRGEQIRALREERGYTLQELARRANLSFSYLSEIERGSKKPSLKTIEKLAAVLNVAKSQLVENDLNDAGLTLGNKIRMLRNEKALSLQELSTTSEISLSYLSEIERGTIYPSLNTLKKISESLDVSASVLMSYEGSLGNKLKALREKQGYTQAKLAELAGVTAGLIGQIEQSKVQPSLKTLEKLSGVLGISACYFIMEPGAVEQIINMMTPELREMLLDPKVQSVLGLIANLNEKELQFVLNFIQLLKRSDLN from the coding sequence ATGATTGTCAGGGGAGAACAAATCCGGGCATTGCGTGAAGAGCGAGGATATACCTTACAAGAGTTGGCTCGCAGAGCCAACTTATCTTTTTCATATTTGAGTGAAATTGAAAGAGGTTCTAAAAAACCTTCTTTGAAAACCATTGAAAAACTGGCCGCTGTTTTAAATGTTGCCAAATCTCAACTTGTAGAAAATGACTTAAACGATGCCGGGCTAACACTGGGGAATAAAATAAGAATGCTGCGCAATGAAAAAGCGCTGTCCTTGCAGGAACTATCGACAACCTCAGAAATATCGTTATCCTACCTTAGTGAAATCGAGCGAGGAACAATATACCCGTCATTAAACACTTTGAAGAAAATTTCTGAATCCCTGGATGTATCTGCTTCGGTGTTAATGAGTTATGAAGGATCTCTGGGGAATAAATTAAAAGCTCTACGAGAAAAACAAGGCTATACCCAGGCCAAACTGGCTGAATTAGCAGGGGTAACTGCCGGTTTAATCGGTCAAATCGAGCAATCCAAAGTGCAGCCCTCTTTAAAAACCCTGGAAAAATTATCAGGAGTTCTTGGCATTTCCGCATGCTATTTCATTATGGAGCCGGGAGCGGTTGAGCAAATTATTAATATGATGACTCCGGAACTAAGAGAAATGCTTTTAGATCCCAAGGTCCAATCCGTATTAGGATTGATAGCGAATTTAAATGAGAAAGAGCTTCAGTTTGTTTTAAATTTCATACAATTGTTAAAGCGGTCCGATTTAAATTAA
- a CDS encoding HAD-IA family hydrolase, translated as MAIKNILFDLDGTLINSLPLIEKTFRRVFAEMQIPWNNGEVLKTIGLPLKQICEQFAGEKKDDCFALYQLYQREEHALLTRIYPGTLEALGELQNRGYTLGLVTSKRRVLVDEELIFTGLSDFFTISVTVNDTVNPKPEPDPVWRALELLKSRPEEAIYIGDSWYDLLSGQRAGVMTAGVTWGMAKREELIEYVPDLLFDTWDQILEYF; from the coding sequence TTGGCAATAAAAAATATATTATTTGATTTAGACGGTACATTAATAAACTCGCTGCCGCTAATTGAGAAGACTTTTCGAAGAGTATTTGCTGAGATGCAAATTCCATGGAATAACGGCGAGGTATTAAAAACAATCGGGCTGCCATTAAAGCAAATATGCGAGCAGTTTGCCGGTGAAAAAAAAGATGATTGTTTTGCTCTATACCAGCTTTATCAACGTGAGGAACATGCACTGTTAACCAGAATATACCCGGGAACTCTGGAGGCCTTGGGTGAACTGCAAAACAGAGGCTACACCCTGGGATTGGTAACTTCAAAACGCAGAGTTCTTGTCGATGAGGAATTAATATTTACCGGTCTGTCTGACTTTTTTACCATTAGTGTAACAGTTAATGATACTGTAAACCCTAAGCCGGAGCCCGATCCTGTATGGAGAGCTCTGGAACTCCTTAAGTCTCGCCCCGAAGAGGCCATATATATAGGTGACAGCTGGTACGATTTGCTTTCCGGCCAGCGTGCAGGCGTGATGACTGCCGGAGTAACCTGGGGAATGGCTAAAAGAGAAGAACTTATTGAATATGTACCGGATCTTTTATTTGATACCTGGGACCAAATATTAGAATATTTTTGA